A genomic segment from Nematostella vectensis chromosome 6, jaNemVect1.1, whole genome shotgun sequence encodes:
- the LOC116614302 gene encoding uncharacterized protein LOC116614302: protein MKMLAMLAGELSNAATYFSSFANVSSADSGNLQGRFGTDEECKWKPWSYNQRNEVASKVKALKAKLENQTLCQQTRRSKVTNFISKQKSRQEFQLMLGNFIDKAHVEPLHLKNNAWQYFYRSVLKEPLVKTCLLPSHKTFEEIPPDSCFARVINALQHEVQTKRLAKRVRQWYNETQGKKGDLQYRFTGKESRLFCHNFMRLLKNLSSEEDTPKQKQTVLALVYIGIRLRDCCSIFNRLDINEQDLAKLEVAAIEYCHANKLFLPYTINPTIWTLGHVLPVHARDVFSKYQQGLLTVTMEGREAKHIALQRLSHNTTYQSRWQEIFRHEFIMLVWLPEQGHQPCSYTESKDVNIPERVNDPAYCYCGLLKASPENTHCCFCGDKLMTLIHKSVVNKKYSPGLSM from the coding sequence ATGAAAATGCTTGCAATGCTTGCTGGAGAGCTCTCAAATGCTGCTACTTACTTTTCATCCTTTGCTAACGTAAGCTCAGCTGATAGTGGCAACCTTCAAGGCAGATTTGGTACTGACGAAGAATGTAAATGGAAACCGTGGAGCTACAACCAAAGGAATGAAGTGGCTAGTAAAGTTAAAGCACTCAAAGCTAAGCTCGAAAACCAAACTCTCTGTCAACAGACAAGAAGGTCTAAAGTTACAAATTTCATTTCCAAACAAAAGAGCCGCCAAGAATTTCAACTCATGctaggcaattttattgacaaagcACACGTTGAGCCTCTCCATCTCAAAAACAATGCCTGGCAGTACTTCTATAGATCTGTCTTAAAAGAACCATTAGTAAAAACCTGCTTACTACCATCTCATAAAACTTTTGAAGAAATACCACCAGACAGTTGTTTTGCTAGAGTTATTAATGCACTTCAACATGAAGTACAGACCAAACGGCTAGCTAAAAGAGTAAGGCAATGGTATAATGAAACCCAAGGCAAAAAAGGAGATCTACAATATAGATTTACAGGCAAAGAATCTCGCCTTTTTTGTCATAACTTCATGCGACTGTTGAAGAATCTAAGCAGTGAGGAAGATACTCCCAAGCAAAAACAAACTGTCTTGGCACTAGTTTATATAGGTATCAGGTTAAGAGACTGCTGCTCTATTTTCAACCGCCTTGATATCAATGAACAAGATCTTGCAAAGCTAGAAGTTGCTGCCATTGAGTATTGTCATGCAAACAAATTGTTTCTTCCCTACACCATCAACCCGACTATATGGACTCTAGGTCATGTACTTCCCGTGCATGCTAGAGATGTATTTTCAAAGTACCAGCAGGGACTCCTAACAGTGACAATGGAAGGTAGGGAGGCAAAACATATTGCATTGCAGAGGTTAAGTCACAACACTACATACCAGTCTAGGTGGCAAGAAATCTTTAGGCATGAATTTATTATGCTAGTCTGGCTGCCTGAGCAAGGCCATCAGCCCTGCTCTTACACAGAAAGCAAAGATGTTAATATCCCAGAAAGAGTCAATGATCCAGCTTATTGCTACTGTGGCCTGCTGAAAGCTTCCCCAGAAAACACTCATTGCTGTTTCTGTGGGGACAAACTAATGACCCTAATCCATAAGAGTGTAGTAAATAAGAAGTACAGCCCAGGCTTGTCAATGTAA